Part of the Onthophagus taurus isolate NC chromosome 11, IU_Otau_3.0, whole genome shotgun sequence genome is shown below.
TATTCTGTTAGGGCTTTCTTATAGACTTCCCGTGTTTGCTCGAGTTCGGAATGCCTGACTTTGTTATATAGTCTTCTAACCATAACTCGCTGTTTTTCAAGGTCCTTATTCCACCAAGGTACATTGAATTGTGCTCTTTTGAGTTTTATTGGATAGCTTGATTCATATGCACTATGTATGAGATTGTTTAGTTGAAATGCCGTATTGTTCACAAATATGTATTGTTTATAACTATtctttatatatgtttttatattgtttttaattttctttgtgctaatatattttgtttgttattttgtatAGTAAATTTTTTGGCATCAAACCCAGTAATCCGTTATATTCTGTAATCCGGCAGtgctaaaaattttatgatgcCAGATTATCGAGATTGTACTAATTATACCTGCTTAAAATAAAAGGTATAAATACGCTAAAATAAcgacaacaattattattttttcttaaacgtTGAAATCGTCTATAATGTACGACCCGAAATTATATCGTGAAGCATGTGGGTATTTTCTAAGACCCCACACCAAAAAgatcataaattattatagtaatttgctaaattggaatcaaaatgaaaatattttagaaattggTTGTGGTGATGGTTCAACAACAATTGAAGTTTTAGTTGATTTGatctcaaaaaatgtttcaaattttaattatttagcaaCTGATTTGTTACAACCAATGATTAATTTAGccaaaaatgattattttcacGAACGTGTCCAATTTAAGCAAGCAGATATCTTAGATGAAGAACTCTGGTTGAATTACAAGGAGTGCTTTACgaagatattttcaattttgtgcTTTATGGTCGTACCAAACCCAACGTaagtacaaaaattgatttaattaattaataaatttaatttttagtatttgggttaaaaatatttacaacgttttaaaacaaaatggtcaaatatttttaatattaacatcaACAAATCCCATGATGAAACAACACCTCTCTCTTAGCCAACAAGAGAAATGGTCAAAATACCAAAAATCAAATCTTTTTCTCTCCGATTACTTTTTAAGCGATAACCCAACATCTTGGATTACTCAACACTTAAAAAATGGAGGATTTAAAGATATCCAACAATATGAAATTGTTTacgatactaatttaaaagattttaaatctgCAATGCGTACGTTATAactaatttcttaatttaataatataaattcaatcaagaacaatttttagaatttgtAAAAGCTTTTACATCATTGAACGAGAACATTCCTGAAGAATTAAAAGACGAATATTTGAATGAAATGTgtgaaaatatcgaaaaagaagttttaaatGACGAAAAGTATTCGTATATTTCTTATGATTTTATTACAGccagaaaataatgttttaaaaaaactattttgtcTATAAAAGCACTACTTTAGCTTATGGAAACTTGAATGACGAAAGCTACTCTCATATTTCTTATGTTGTTAttataacaagaaaataatgttttaataaagaattattttaacgttaatttgttgaagtattatctaaaatacttaacatATGATACCCTTAtcgttttgataaaaattgtcgtcaatttaaaaataaaattgtgtcTCCATTCgctgttaaaaaatgtttgatgctACTTTATATCAAGAAGTTACCGAAAGTTTCATTAAAACCCatacaaaatttattgtaaatagctttaaaaatgtattggaaTGGAAATCCGaaggaaaagaagaaattttagaTGTTGGTTGCGGAGAAGGGTCAACCACAAtacacattttagaaaaaatggTTATGGAGAACacgaaaaattataatattttaggaATTGATTTGATGGACGCAATGATTGATTTGGCAAAAAAATCCTTTCCAAATCGAGAAAATATTCAATTCAAACAAGCCGATATTTTAGATGTAAACGCCTGGGTTGGGTATAAAGAACATTTCCATAAAGTTTTATCGATTTTGTGTTTTATGATCGTACCAAATCCCAAGTAAGctttttataacttaatttatattaatattacttata
Proteins encoded:
- the LOC139432134 gene encoding juvenile hormone acid O-methyltransferase-like; the protein is MYDPKLYREACGYFLRPHTKKIINYYSNLLNWNQNENILEIGCGDGSTTIEVLVDLISKNVSNFNYLATDLLQPMINLAKNDYFHERVQFKQADILDEELWLNYKECFTKIFSILCFMVVPNPTIWVKNIYNVLKQNGQIFLILTSTNPMMKQHLSLSQQEKWSKYQKSNLFLSDYFLSDNPTSWITQHLKNGGFKDIQQYEIVYDTNLKDFKSAMQFVKAFTSLNENIPEELKDEYLNEMCENIEKEVLNDEKYSYISYDFITARK